The Salvia miltiorrhiza cultivar Shanhuang (shh) chromosome 1, IMPLAD_Smil_shh, whole genome shotgun sequence genome has a window encoding:
- the LOC130993684 gene encoding probable inactive receptor kinase At5g10020 has translation MTLSVTSLLALFLLLLLPRHGSASEDEVRSLLEFRKGIKFDPTDRIFSTWIYPSNASACPAGFYGVVCDAATSSVVSIALDRLGLSGDLKFSTLIPLKSLQNLTLAGNAFTGRLVPTLGVMSSLQVVDLSENQFYGPIPARLTDLWALHFVNFSNNNFSEWFPAGIRNLQQLKVLDLHSNQLEGDVGELIPELRNVEHLDLSRNQFFGSLELSVENVSSLANTVQYINLSGNQLGGRFWGADAMKLFRNLKVLDLGDNEINGELPEFEQLPNLQVLRLGNNQLFGSVPTGFLQGTIPLVELDLSVNGFSGSVQNINSTTLVTLNLSSNSISGSLPLSLGNCEVVDLSRNQLSDDISVLRNWGSNLEIIDLSSNALRGSIPNLTQFQSLTSLSIRNNSLEGALPSTLGSYPKLSTLDLSSNRFDGPIPYSFFTSMTIANLNLSGNHLTGAIPLEGSHTSELLVLPSIPPMESLDLSNNALMGGLPSDIGNWGRLKLLNLARNNLSGPLPDELSKLTLLEYLDLSHNNFNGHIPGKLPSSLKFLDVAYNNLSGKIPENLNSFPDSSFTPGNDQLEHHHSSSSGHVPRQITDGHNHGSKHSIKIAIIVASVGAVVMIAFVLWAYQRARFQDFRAQGAHQTASGDAKAGRFGRSSLFNFHGSTDPPPTSLSFSNDHLLTSNSRSLSGQMESGTEIVEHILPEGVAAGAASTNPSQQDSHPTTSGRKSSPGSPMQSSPRFIDTIEQPVTLDVYSPDRLAGELFFLDSSLKFTAEELSRAPAEVLGRSSHGTLYKATLDNGHMLTVKWLRVGLVKNKKDFAKEVKKIGSVRHQNVVPLRAYYWGPREQERLILADYVLGDSLALHLYESTPRRYSMLSFDQRLKVAVDVARCLMFLHDRGLPHGNLKPTNILLEGSQYIVRLTDYGLHRLMTPPGIAEQILNLGALGYRAPELATAARPAPSFKADVYAFGVILMELLTRRSAGDIISGQSGAVDLTDWVRLCDQEGRGMDCIDRDIAGGEEHTKAMDDMLAVSLRCILPVNERPNIRQVLDDLCAISV, from the exons ATGACTCTCTCTGTGACTTCCCTCCTCGCTCTctttctcctcctcctcctcccccGCCATGGCTCCGCCTCCGAGGACGAAGTCCGATCACTCCTCGAGTTCAGAAAGGGCATCAAATTCGACCCCACTGATAGAATCTTCTCCACTTGGATTTACCCCTCCAACGCCTCCGCCTGCCCAGCCGGCTTCTACGGCGTCGTCTGTGACGCCGCCACCTCCTCTGTCGTCTCCATTGCTCTCGACCGGCTCGGCCTCTCCGGCGACCTCAAATTCAGCACGCTCATCCCGCTGAAGTCTCTGCAGAACCTAACCCTCGCCGGAAACGCCTTCACCGGCCGCCTCGTGCCTACTCTCGGCGTAATGTCGTCGCTCCAAGTGGTTGATCTGTCGGAGAATCAGTTCTACGGCCCGATTCCGGCTAGATTGACTGATCTATGGGCGCTGCATTTCGTTAATTTCTCGAACAATAACTTCTCCGAGTGGTTCCCTGCTGGAATTCGCAACTTGCAGCAGTTGAAGGTGTTGGATTTGCATTCAAATCAGTTGGAGGGAGATGTGGGGGAGCTGATTCCCGAGCTGAGGAATGTGGAACACTTGGATTTAAGCAGGAATCAGTTTTTCGGCTCCTTGGAATTGAGTGTGGAGAATGTGTCTAGCTTGGCCAACACTGTGCAGTACATCAACTTGAGTGGAAATCAGTTAGGGGGGCGGTTTTGGGGGGCCGATGCAATGAAATTGTTTCGGAACCTGAAGGTTTTGGATTTGGGCGATAATGAGATCAATGGCGAACTGCCGGAGTTCGAGCAGTTGCCAAATCTTCAGGTGCTAAGGCTTGGGAATAATCAGCTCTTTGGGTCTGTGCCAACGGGATTCTTGCAGGGGACTATCCCATTGGTGGAGTTGGATCTCAGTGTTAATGGATTTTCAG GTTCCGTTCAGAATATCAACTCAACAACTTTGGTAACTCTCAACCTCTCATCGAACTCAATCTCAGGCTCATTGCCACTGTCTTTGGGAAATTGTGAAGTTGTTGATCTCAGCAGAAATCAGTTATCAGACGACATATCTGTTCTGAGGAATTGGGGCAGCAATCTGGAAATTATAGACTTGAGCTCCAATGCCTTGAGAGGAAGCATTCCCAATTTGACACAGTTCCAAAGTTTGACTTCACTCAGTATTAGGAACAATTCCTTAGAGGGAGCGCTGCCCTCAACTTTGGGTTCCTACCCGAAGCTCAGTACACTTGATCTGAGCTCCAACAGATTTGATGGTCCAATCCCATATAGCTTCTTTACTTCGATGACCATAGCAAATTTGAACTTGTCAGGAAATCATTTGACAGGAGCAATTCCTCTTGAAGGCTCTCATACTAGTGAATTGCTGGTTCTGCCTTCTATTCCACCAATGGAGTCCTTAGATCTTTCAAACAATGCCTTGATGGGCGGATTGCCTTCTGATATCGGTAACTGGGGGAGGCTTAAGTTGCTGAATCTTGCAAGGAATAATCTATCTGGACCACTGCCAGATGAATTGAGCAAACTTACTCTTCTCGAGTACCTCGATTTATCCCATAACAATTTCAATGGTCATATTCCTGGTAAACTACCATCAAGTCTGAAGTTCTTGGATGTGGCTTACAATAATTTGTCAGGAAAAATCCCTGAAAACTTGAATTCTTTTCCTGATTCTTCATTTACCCCTGGCAATGATCAACTTGAACACCATCATTCTTCTTCCTCTGGACATGTCCCGCGCCAAATTACCGACGGACACAATCATGGCTCCAAACATAGTATAAAAATAGCCATCATTGTTGCATCTGTTGGAGCTGTAGTGATGATTGCTTTTGTTCTTTGGGCCTATCAGCGAGCTCGGTTTCAAGATTTCCGTGCACAAGGTGCACATCAGACTGCTAGTGGAGATGCAAAAGCAGGAAGATTTGGTCGGTCTTCACTCTTCAATTTCCATGGAAGCACGGATCCACCTCCCACTTCGTTGAGCTTTTCTAATGATCATCTGTTGACTTCGAATTCAAGATCTCTGTCTGGGCAAATGGAGTCCGGCACTGAAATTGTTGAGCACATACTGCCTGAGGGAGTGGCAGCTGGTGCTGCCTCAACAAATCCCAGTCAACAAGACAGTCATCCAACAACATCTGGAAGGAAATCCTCCCCAGGATCCCCAATGCAATCATCTCCTCGTTTTATTGACACAATTGAACAACCTGTTACACTGGACGTGTATTCACCAGACCGATTGGCTGGAGAGCTGTTCTTCTTGGACTCCTCACTCAAATTTACAGCTGAGGAGTTATCTCGAGCTCCAGCAGAAGTGCTGGGTAGAAGTAGCCATGGCACTCTATACAAAGCTACTCTAGATAACGGGCATATGCTCACTGTGAAATGGTTGAGGGTTGGCTTGgtgaaaaacaagaaagatttTGCCAAGGAAGTAAAGAAGATTGGATCAGTCAGGCATCAGAACGTAGTTCCATTGCGTGCATATTATTGGGGACCAAGAGAACAAGAAAGGCTTATTTTGGCGGACTACGTGTTAGGCGACAGCTTGGCCTTGCATCTTTATG AATCGACGCCTCGGAGGTATTCCATGTTATCATTCGACCAGAGGCTGAAAGTCGCCGTTGATGTTGCTCGTTGTCTCATGTTCCTCCACGACAGAGGCCTCCCCCATGGAAACCTAAAGCCAACAAACATACTATTGGAAGGCTCTCAATACATTGTCCGGCTAACTGATTATGGCCTCCACCGCCTGATGACGCCTCCAGGCATTGCTGAGCAGATACTGAACCTGGGCGCTCTAGGCTACCGCGCCCCAGAGCTTGCCACTGCAGCGAGACCGGCCCCATCATTTAAGGCAGACGTGTATGCATTTGGCGTGATCTTGATGGAACTGCTGACGAGAAGGAGTGCAGGTGACATAATCTCAGGCCAGTCGGGCGCTGTGGATCTTACAGACTGGGTTCGACTCTGTGATCAGGAAGGACGGGGGATGGACTGCATCGACAGGGACATTGCTGGAGGCGAAGAACACACGAAAGCCATGGATGACATGCTCGCCGTGTCGTTGAGGTGCATTCTTCCTGTAAATGAAAGGCCTAACATCCGACAGGTTCTGGACGATCTATGTGCAATATCTGTGTGA
- the LOC130994077 gene encoding transcription termination factor MTERF15, mitochondrial-like — protein MKKLMQAFQIKSIFLPSPSQNYLSSPSKSLISWITAYSTLSQKKAISPKLNVENSILADYLVGSLKLSKNRALSISSKLHCQTLEKPEQTVRFFRGLGFSDAHIRAIVNSVPRLLLSDTEKTLKPKVEFFQELGLSGPLLGTFISRTPCILYCSVDRCLNPRVDLIRKIIATDGRTRSKESVNDNLFRIITRCGRIILARHTLEDNVAYLKSCGVVGSQLSSLLVRLPRIFTLRYDKLEEVVSRALAMNFTMGSRMLVHGIHVLSCMNSDTFNAKYEVYKAFGFSKEEIDLMFRKSPYIFGLSVATLRRKLELLLSNLKLSRSVVVQIPIMLSMSIEARVMPRYKVLEILKLKGVLKKDPSLSRAMCMQESNFLDTYVLPFKTDVEELLLAYNDQLLNTSTKI, from the coding sequence ATGAAGAAACTGATGCAGGCTTTCCAAATTAAATCTATTTTCTTACCTTCACCATCACAAAATTATCTCTCCAGCCCTAGCAAGTCACTTATCTCATGGATTACGGCTTACTCTACATTGTCTCAGAAGAAGGCCATTTCTCCCAAACTAAATGTGGAAAACTCTATTTTAGCCGATTACCTGGTCGGCTCCTTAAAACTCTCCAAAAATAGAGCCCTTTCAATCTCAAGCAAATTACACTGCCAAACTCTTGAAAAGCCTGAACAAACGGTCCGTTTCTTTAGAGGTCTTGGTTTTTCTGATGCACATATCCGAGCCATAGTCAATAGTGTACCCCGGCTTCTCCTTTCAGATACTGAAAAAACTTTGAAACCCAAAGTTGAATTCTTTCAAGAACTCGGTCTCTCCGGACCTCTTCTAGGTACTTTCATTTCTAGAACCCCCTGCATCTTATATTGCAGTGTTGACAGATGTCTGAATCCTAGAGTTGATCTCATTAGGAAAATCATTGCAACTGATGGAAGGACTAGAAGTAAAGAGAGTGTTAACGACAATCTGTTTCGGATAATTACAAGGTGCGGAAGGATTATCCTTGCGAGACACACGCTGGAAGATAATGTTGCGTATCTGAAGAGCTGTGGAGTTGTTGGCTCACAGTTGTCATCCTTGCTGGTTAGACTGCCCAGGATCTTTACTCTGAGATACGATAAACTTGAAGAGGTTGTTTCAAGAGCGCTGGCCATGAATTTCACTATGGGTTCAAGAATGCTGGTTCATGGTATTCATGTTCTTAGTTGTATGAACAGCGATACATTTAATGCTAAGTATGAAGTGTACAAGGCGTTCGGGTTCTCcaaggaagagattgatttgaTGTTTAGGAAGTCCCCGTATATTTTTGGGCTATCTGTTGCAACTCTGAGACGTAAACTTGAATTGCTGCTGAGCAATCTTAAGCTGAGCAGATCGGTGGTTGTTCAGATTCCTATAATGTTGTCGATGAGCATTGAAGCACGAGTAATGCCACGATACAAAGTTCTGGAGATTCTAAAGTTGAAGGGTGTGTTGAAGAAGGATCCAAGCTTGAGCAGGGCAATGTGCATGCAGGAGAGTAATTTCTTGGATACTTATGTTCTGCCATTTAAAACAGATGTTGAAGAACTATTATTAGCTTACAATGACCAACTTCTGAATACTTCAACAAAAATTTGA
- the LOC130993984 gene encoding pentatricopeptide repeat-containing protein At4g39620, chloroplastic-like — MTTTPPLPFASASLQLTSVPKPSYIQSSTHRPYPISRIRMCGISASPGKKTGPRKTRKKISSSPTSEAEDLVRSIVRNISDKEPLLSTLNKYVQFVRTDHCFLLFEELGKSERWLQCLEVFRWMQKQRWYIADNGVYSKLISVMGKKGQSRMAMWLFSEMRNSGCKPDTSVYNALITAHLHSRDKAKALAKAVSYFEKMKGMERCQPSIVTYNILLRAFAQAKNVDQVNALFKDLDESIVSADTFTFNGVMDAYGKLGMIREMELVLARMKSKKIKPDIISFNLLIDAYGRKQEFDKMEQVFKSLLRSKEKPTLPTFNSMITNYGKARLREKADSVYQKMTEMGYRPSFITYECLIMMYGYCDYVSRAREIFDQMVESGREKKVSTLNAMLDVYCKNSLPMEADMLFESARASQMLPVDSTTYKLLYKAYTKADMKELVEKLLVCMDKDGIIPNKRFFLDALGALGSSSPSKKPTSRNDRLPKQAPTGRA, encoded by the exons ATGACGACGACCCCTCCTCTCCCCTTCGCGTCCGCCTCTCTGCAACTCACCTCCGTGCCAAAACCCAGCTACATCCAATCTTCAACCCATCGCCCATACCCAATTTCAAGAATCCGAATGTGCGGGATTTCGGCCTCACCCGGAAAGAAAACGGGTCCCAGGAAGACCCGCAAGAAAATCAGCTCCTCTCCAACTTCAGAAGCTGAAGACTTGGTTCGATCAATCGTGAGGAATATATCGGATAAGGAGCCGTTGCTGAGCACTCTCAATAAGTATGTGCAGTTTGTGCGCACCGACCACTGTTTCTTGCTGTTTGAGGAGCTCGGCAAGAGCGAAAGGTGGCTTCAGTGCCTCGAG GTATTCAGATGGATGCAGAAGCAGAGATGGTATATAGCTGATAATGGGGTTTACTCAAAGTTGATTTCTGTGATGGGAAAGAAAGGGCAGAGTCGAATGGCGATGTGGCTTTTCTCCGAGATGCGCAATAGCGGTTGTAAGCCCGATACATCGGTCTACAATGCTTTGATCACGGCCCATCTCCACTCTCGGGACAAGGCCAAGGCATTGGCCAAGGCCGTCTCTTATTTTGAGAAGATGAAGGGGATGGAGCGGTGTCAGCCAAGCATTGTCACATACAACATCCTTCTGAGAGCTTTCGCTCAGGCGAAGAATGTTGATCAAGTCAATGCCTTGTTTAAAGATCTTGATGAGAGCATTGTTAGTGCTGACACCTTTACGTTTAACGGGGTGATGGATGCTTACGGGAAGCTAGGGATGATTCGGGAGATGGAGCTGGTTCTTGCTAGAATGAAGAGCAAGAAGATAAAGCCCGACATCATCTCGTTCAATCTGTTGATTGATGCGTATGGGAGGAAGCAAGAATTCGATAAGATGGAGCAAGTGTTTAAGAGCTTGCTCCGCTCCAAGGAGAAGCCAACGCTCCCTACGTTTAATTCCATGATCACAAACTATGGGAAAGCGCGGCTGAGGGAGAAGGCCGATTCGGTCTACCAGAAAATGACAGAGATGGGCTATAGACCGAGCTTCATTACTTATGAGTGCCTCATTATGATGTATGGATACTGTGATTATGTGTCGAGGGCTAGGGAGATATTCGACCAGATGGTTGAGTCGGGAAGGGAGAAAAAAGTGTCGACTTTGAATGCTATGCTTGATGTCTACTGCAAGAATTCTCTGCCTATGGAGGCAGACATGCTTTTTGAGAGTGCACGTGCTTCTCAAATGCTCCCCGTTGATTCGACTACTTACAAGCTCTTATACAAGGCTTATACGAAAGCTGATATGAAAGAGCTGGTGGAGAAATTGCTCGTGTGTATGGATAAAGATGGAATCATTCCTAACAAAAGGTTCTTTCTCGATGCTCTAGGGGCACTCGGGTCTTCTTCTCCTAGCAAGAAGCCCACCAGCAGGAACGACAGGTTGCCCAAACAAGCTCCCACTGGAAGGGCGTAG
- the LOC130993886 gene encoding LOW QUALITY PROTEIN: glutathione hydrolase 1-like (The sequence of the model RefSeq protein was modified relative to this genomic sequence to represent the inferred CDS: inserted 1 base in 1 codon) codes for MSWWMTSLWQFLLLSSSFAAAAAGDGRRQSVTAEHGVVATDHGLCSRIGRDVLVEGGHAVDAAVAATLCLGVVSPASSGIGGGAFMLVRLAGGDAEAYDMRETAPKHASENMYAGNAALKASGALSVAVPGELAGLAEVWRRHGRLPWRRLVAPATLVAEKGFKISPYLHMQMXELGVEDYGLLRPGDVCHNKPLAKTLAVISRAGIRVFYNGSVGQSLVRDVGKGGGVLSMEDLERYRVELRRAVRANVMGVEVVGMPPPSSGGAAMVLMLNILAGYRDNSDIPRSLMVHRQIEALKNAFAVRMNLGDPDFVDVRRVLKDMLSEEFAAQLRKTILDNTTFNSSHYGGRWNQIHDHGTSHISIVDSERNAVSMTTTINSYFGSKFMSPSTGIILNNEMDDFSVPENATTDAPPPAPANFILPGKRPLSSMTPTILLKNGELKAVIGASGGAMIIAGTTEVLLNHLARGMDPLSSVVAPRSYHQLIPNVLQYENWTVPTGGHFEVPVETRAELAKKGHVLESLAGGTICQFVVQQMNGSMLVGVSDPRKGGFPAGF; via the exons ATGTCGTGGTGGATGACCTCTCTATGGCAGTTTCTCTTGCTGTCGTCATCGTTTGCTGCTGCTGCAGCCGGCGATGGCAGGCGGCAGAGCGTCACTGCAGAGCACGGGGTCGTGGCCACTGACCACGGCCTGTGCTCGAGGATCGGGAGGGACGTGCTCGTGGAGGGCGGACATGCAGTGGACGCGGCTGTGGCCGCCACCCTCTGCCTCGGAGTCGTCAGCCCCGCCTCCAGCGGCATTGGCGGCGGCGCGTTCATGCTGGTCCGTCTAGCCGGTGGCGACGCGGAAGCCTACGACATGAGAGAAACGGCTCCAAAACATGCTTCCGAG AACATGTATGCAGGGAATGCTGCTCTGAAAGCTAGCGGGGCGCTGTCCGTAGCAGTTCCTGGCGAGCTGGCGGGTCTGGCGGAGGTCTGGAGGAGACACGGCCGGCTTCCATGGAGGAGGCTGGTTGCACCCGCCACGCTAGTTGCAGAGAAGGGGTTCAAGATATCGCCGTATCTGCATATGCAGA GTGAGCTCGGAGTCGAAGATTATGGCCTGCTAAGGCCGGGCGATGTGTGCCACAACAAGCCTCTGGCGAAGACGCTTGCTGTGATCTCAAGGGCGGGAATAAGGGTATTTTATAACGGCTCTGTCGGGCAAAGCCTGGTCAGGGACGTGGGGAAGGGCGGAGGAGTGTTAAGTATGGAGGACTTGGAGAGGTACAGAGTGGAGCTGAGGAGAGCGGTGAGGGCGAACGTGATGGGAGTGGAGGTGGTAGGCATGCCCCCGCCTTCGTCTGGGGGGGCGGCTATGGTGCTT ATGCTGAACATTCTGGCGGGGTACAGGGACAACTCGGATATTCCGAGGTCCCTGATGGTCCACCGCCAGATTGAGGCTCTGAAGAACGCATTTGCGGTGAGGATGAACCTCGGCGATCCGGATTTTGTCGACGTGCGACGGGTGTTGAAGGATATGTTGTCCGAAGAATTTGCTGCGCAGCTGAGGAAGACTATTTTGGACAATACAACGTTTAATTCCAGCCATTATGGTGGGAG atggaACCAAATCCACGATCACGGCACGAGCCACATTTCCATCGTGGATAGTGAACGCAATGCAGTGTCCATGACCACCACCATCAACTCGTATTTCGGATCCAAGTTCATGTCGCCAAGCACCGGAATCATCCTCAACAACGAAATGGATGACTTTTCCGTGCCTGAAAACGCCACAACAGACGCGCCGCCTCCTGCTCCGGCCAACTTCATCCTCCCTGGGAAGAGGCCGTTGTCGTCCATGACGCCTACAATCCTTCTCAAG AATGGAGAGCTGAAAGCAGTTATAGGTGCAAGTGGAGGGGCAATGATAATAGCAGGAACAACTGAAGTTTTGCTAAACCATTTAGCAAGAGGGATGGATCCACTCTCTTCTGTTGTAGCTCCAAGGTCTTACCATCAA CTCATCCCCAACGTACTTCAGTACGAGAACTGGACGGTGCCAACGGGCGGCCATTTTGAGGTACCGGTCGAGACGAGAGCCGAGCTGGCAAAGAAGGGCCATGTCCTTGAGAGCCTTGCCGGTGGCACAATATGCCAATTTGTGGTTCAACAAATGAATGGCTCAATGCTTGTTGGTGTGAGTGATCCTAGAAAGGGTGGATTTCCAGCTGGTTTTTGA